A single window of Nicotiana sylvestris chromosome 5, ASM39365v2, whole genome shotgun sequence DNA harbors:
- the LOC138868324 gene encoding uncharacterized protein encodes MNEIARLHGFPVSIISDRGCRSPIGWFEAGETNLLGPDLVQEAMDKVQLIRQRLLAAQSRQKSYADKRRRDLVFTIRDKVFLRASPMKGVMRLGKRGKLSPRFIGPSEILYEVGAVAYRLALPPELSFIQPVFHVSMLRKCISDSSQVLQALAIPLDEKLSYEEEPMAISDRQVRKIW; translated from the coding sequence ATGAATGAAATTGCCCGACTTCACGGATTTCCagtatccatcatctctgatagaggatgtcgttctcctatcggatgGTTTGAAGCCGGTGAGACTAACTTATTGGGACCCGACCTAGTGCAAGAAGCTATGGACAAGGTCCAGTTGATCAGACAGAGATTGCTTGCAGCTCAAAGTAGACAAAAGTCTTATGCtgataagagaagaagagatttaGTGTTCACAATTAGGGACAAAGTGTTCCTACGAGCCTcccctatgaaaggtgtgatgcggTTGGGGAAAAGaggcaagttgagccccaggtttataggACCGTCTGAGATACTATACGAAGTGGGAGCTGTGGCTTATCGTTTGGCACTTCCTCCTGAGTTGTCCTTTATCCAACCGGTGTTTCATGTCTCAATGCTAAGGAAATGTATATCAGACTCATCTCAGGTGCTTCAAGCACTTGCGATACCACTTGATGAGAAGTTGTCTTACGAGGAGGAACCGATGGCTATTAGtgataggcaagtaagaaagatatggtaa